Proteins from a genomic interval of Rhodothermus marinus:
- a CDS encoding site-2 protease family protein produces MKGALRIGRIAGIDIFLHWTFGLLIAGIFAFYLLHGVGVQAALAGVVLVLVVFGCVVLHELGHALMARRFGVPTRDITLYPIGGVARLQRIPEEPIQEFWIAVAGPAVNLVIATVLALVLWGVGGSFDPNALVQPRLHFLTSLMWINLLLVGFNMLPAFPMDGGRVLRALLALRMNYVRATQIAASIGQGMAVLFGLFGLISFNPILLFIALFVYVGAQQEAQQAMFRSLTQGIPVRQAMMTRFQVLHPDDTLGRAVEALLAGAEHDFPVIENGQVVGVLTRKALLHALAREGQSGRVRDAMRSNCRPIEDTAMLEEAFLRMQETGCEALPVVHNGQLVGLLTLENVGELMMIASALRQAEALRAQLPHP; encoded by the coding sequence ATGAAAGGTGCCCTGCGCATCGGCCGGATAGCCGGCATCGACATTTTTCTACACTGGACATTCGGCCTGCTGATTGCCGGCATTTTTGCTTTTTACCTGTTGCATGGCGTGGGAGTGCAGGCGGCGCTGGCGGGTGTGGTGCTGGTCCTGGTCGTCTTCGGGTGCGTGGTCCTGCACGAGCTGGGCCATGCGCTCATGGCGCGACGCTTCGGGGTCCCCACCCGCGACATCACGCTGTACCCGATCGGTGGGGTGGCCCGCCTGCAGCGCATCCCGGAAGAGCCCATCCAGGAGTTCTGGATCGCCGTGGCCGGGCCGGCCGTCAATCTGGTAATCGCCACCGTGCTGGCGCTGGTACTCTGGGGCGTGGGCGGTAGCTTCGACCCGAATGCGCTGGTGCAGCCCCGCCTGCATTTTCTGACGTCGCTGATGTGGATCAACCTGCTGCTGGTGGGCTTCAACATGCTGCCGGCCTTTCCCATGGACGGCGGCCGCGTGCTCCGGGCGCTGCTGGCGCTGCGCATGAACTACGTGCGCGCCACCCAGATTGCCGCCAGCATCGGGCAGGGTATGGCCGTGCTTTTCGGGCTGTTCGGGCTCATCAGCTTCAATCCGATCCTTCTGTTCATTGCATTGTTCGTGTACGTGGGCGCCCAGCAGGAAGCGCAGCAGGCCATGTTCCGCTCGCTCACGCAGGGCATCCCGGTGCGTCAGGCCATGATGACGCGTTTTCAGGTGTTGCACCCGGACGACACGCTGGGGCGGGCGGTCGAGGCCCTGCTGGCCGGAGCCGAACACGATTTTCCGGTGATCGAGAACGGTCAGGTGGTGGGGGTGCTGACCCGGAAGGCACTGCTGCATGCGCTGGCCCGCGAGGGACAGTCGGGCCGGGTACGCGATGCCATGCGATCGAACTGCCGCCCCATCGAGGATACGGCCATGCTCGAAGAAGCCTTTCTGCGCATGCAGGAAACCGGCTGCGAGGCGCTTCCCGTCGTGCATAACGGGCAGCTCGTCGGCTTGCTGACGCTGGAAAACGTCGGGGAACTGATGATGATCGCCTCGGCGCTTCGGCAGGCCGAAGCCCTGCGGGCCCAGTTGCCCCATCCTTGA
- the mpl gene encoding UDP-N-acetylmuramate:L-alanyl-gamma-D-glutamyl-meso-diaminopimelate ligase, which yields MKRLEDYPDAHLRRFERPPLLPPEAVRDVYLIGICGTGMGTLALLLREAGYQVRGSDAAAYPPMSTLLRRHGISFYEGFDPAHLEPPPDLVVVGNACTPTHPEAAAARERRLPQCSLPEALAHFFLQYRQPVVVAGTHGKTTTAGLLAHVLDRAGLDPGFFIGGVMIGAETSGHIGSGPWFVVEGDEYDSAYFDKRPKFLHYRPQAVLLTSIEFDHADLYDDLDDYREAFEQLVALLLPEGLLVAHGDDPTVRQVARTCRAQVRTYGLHTLCDVTVGQVYPTFEGQHFTLIVDGRELGRFFLPLSGRHNLRNALAVCAFALQIGLSPDQLREGLASFPGMKRRLEVRGEAGGVLVVDDFAHHPTAVRETLRAARQRWPDRRLVAVFEPRSNSSRRKRFEQAYMEAFDDADEVWLSMPPFRHNDRPEDFFDPESVAAGIRARGIPAHVAEGADVLLPLLLEALRPGDIALIMSNGAFGNLHERLLRALQHQTEPATSRTTHDLSA from the coding sequence ATGAAACGGCTGGAAGATTATCCCGACGCCCACCTGCGCCGGTTCGAGCGGCCGCCGCTGCTTCCTCCGGAAGCCGTTCGTGACGTGTACCTGATCGGTATCTGCGGCACGGGCATGGGCACGCTGGCCCTGCTGCTCCGGGAAGCGGGCTATCAGGTTCGCGGCAGCGATGCGGCCGCCTATCCGCCCATGAGCACACTGCTACGCCGCCATGGCATTTCCTTTTATGAAGGTTTTGATCCGGCCCATCTGGAGCCCCCGCCGGACCTGGTCGTCGTGGGCAACGCCTGCACGCCCACGCATCCCGAAGCGGCGGCGGCCCGAGAACGCCGACTGCCGCAATGCTCTCTGCCCGAGGCACTTGCTCACTTCTTCCTCCAATACCGCCAACCGGTCGTCGTGGCCGGCACCCATGGCAAAACCACCACGGCGGGTCTGCTGGCCCACGTGCTGGACCGGGCCGGGCTGGATCCGGGCTTCTTCATCGGCGGCGTCATGATCGGCGCCGAAACGAGCGGTCACATTGGTTCCGGCCCCTGGTTCGTCGTCGAGGGCGACGAGTACGACAGCGCCTACTTCGACAAGCGGCCCAAATTCCTGCACTATCGCCCGCAGGCCGTTCTGCTGACCTCCATCGAGTTCGACCACGCCGACCTGTACGACGACCTGGACGATTACCGGGAAGCCTTCGAGCAACTGGTCGCCCTGCTCCTTCCCGAAGGACTGCTGGTGGCGCACGGCGACGACCCGACGGTCCGGCAGGTGGCCCGCACCTGCCGCGCTCAGGTGCGCACCTACGGGCTGCATACGCTCTGTGACGTGACGGTCGGGCAGGTCTATCCGACGTTCGAGGGTCAGCACTTCACCCTGATCGTGGACGGACGCGAGCTGGGACGCTTCTTCCTGCCGCTGAGCGGCCGCCACAACCTGCGCAATGCGCTGGCCGTGTGTGCCTTCGCGCTGCAGATAGGTCTCTCGCCCGACCAACTGCGCGAGGGGCTGGCCAGCTTCCCCGGCATGAAACGTCGGCTGGAGGTGCGGGGCGAGGCCGGCGGCGTGCTCGTAGTGGACGATTTTGCACACCACCCGACGGCCGTCCGCGAGACGCTCCGCGCCGCCCGCCAGCGCTGGCCGGATCGCCGCCTGGTGGCCGTCTTCGAGCCGCGCTCCAACTCGAGCCGCCGCAAACGCTTCGAGCAGGCCTACATGGAAGCTTTCGACGACGCCGACGAGGTATGGCTGAGCATGCCCCCGTTTCGACACAACGACCGGCCCGAGGACTTTTTCGATCCCGAATCGGTAGCGGCCGGCATCCGGGCACGGGGCATTCCGGCCCACGTGGCCGAGGGGGCCGACGTGCTGCTTCCGCTTTTATTGGAAGCGCTTCGTCCCGGTGACATCGCCCTGATCATGAGCAACGGCGCCTTTGGCAACCTGCACGAACGCCTGCTGCGTGCGCTGCAGCACCAGACGGAACCGGCCACGTCGCGAACGACCCATGACCTTTCCGCGTGA
- a CDS encoding helical backbone metal receptor, with product MTFPRELTDARGRTIRLARPPRRIVSLVPSLTELLAALELDEAVVGLTRFCVRPPDWKRRKTIVGGTKQVNYERLLGLQPDLVLANLEENTREIVETLDPHVPVFVTHVRTLEEALQMIRQVGYLTGTETAAEALATTIAERFAALPTYPPRRTLYLIWRDPYMSVGRDTFIHDMLRRGGFENVCADRTRYPVLTPEEIRALRPEVVLLSSEPYPFREKHIEELRQLCPEATFLLVDGQPFSWYGARLLETPAYLNHLQTQRPARLLS from the coding sequence ATGACCTTTCCGCGTGAACTGACCGACGCACGCGGCCGCACGATCCGCCTTGCCCGTCCACCTCGCCGCATCGTCTCGCTCGTGCCCAGCCTGACCGAGCTGCTGGCGGCGCTCGAGCTGGATGAGGCCGTCGTGGGACTGACCCGTTTCTGCGTGCGCCCGCCCGACTGGAAGCGTCGCAAAACGATCGTGGGCGGCACCAAACAGGTCAACTACGAGCGGCTGCTGGGCCTGCAGCCCGATCTGGTCCTGGCCAACCTGGAAGAAAACACCCGCGAAATCGTCGAGACGCTGGATCCGCATGTGCCTGTTTTTGTCACCCACGTACGAACGCTGGAGGAAGCGCTGCAGATGATTCGCCAGGTCGGCTACCTGACCGGCACCGAAACGGCCGCCGAAGCGCTGGCCACTACCATTGCCGAACGCTTTGCGGCACTGCCGACCTATCCGCCCCGGCGCACGCTCTATCTGATCTGGCGCGATCCATACATGAGCGTCGGTCGCGACACGTTCATCCACGACATGCTCCGGCGCGGAGGCTTCGAGAACGTGTGTGCCGACCGGACGCGCTATCCGGTGCTGACGCCTGAGGAAATCCGCGCACTGCGCCCCGAAGTCGTGCTGCTCAGCAGCGAACCCTATCCGTTCAGGGAAAAGCACATCGAGGAGCTACGGCAGCTGTGTCCCGAGGCCACGTTCCTGCTGGTCGACGGACAGCCCTTCTCCTGGTACGGCGCCCGGCTGCTGGAGACACCCGCCTATCTGAACCACCTGCAGACGCAACGGCCCGCCCGGTTGCTATCCTGA
- a CDS encoding IS5 family transposase (programmed frameshift): MKLTDAQWARIEPLIVSPPKRPDRRGRPRRADREILEAILWILQTGAPWAKLPAHFPPRSTCHDRFQAWNRNGTLQRILQVLAEELHQQGKLKLSECFIDACFVAAKKGGRVLGKTKRGKGSKLMAIADANGMPLAVLVASASPHETRLVEATLAARFTEARPVRLIGDRAYDSDPLDKALAQQGIEMIAPHRRNRKRKKTQDGRKLRRYRRRWKVERLFAWLGHFRRIVMRHERYAENYLGFVLLGCLMIFLRTFFG; encoded by the exons ATGAAACTCACCGACGCACAATGGGCACGCATCGAGCCCCTGATCGTCTCCCCTCCTAAACGCCCTGATCGACGCGGCCGTCCCCGACGCGCCGACCGCGAGATCCTCGAAGCGATCCTCTGGATACTCCAGACCGGCGCTCCCTGGGCCAAGCTCCCCGCCCACTTTCCGCCCAGGTCCACCTGCCACGACCGCTTCCAGGCATGGAACCGAAACGGCACCCTCCAACGCATTTTGCAGGTGTTGGCCGAAGAACTCCACCAACAGGGCAAGCTCAAGCTTTCGGAGTGCTTTATCGATGCCTGCTTTGTCGCTGCTAAAAAGGGGGGACGTGTGT TGGGCAAGACAAAGCGAGGTAAAGGAAGCAAACTCATGGCGATAGCCGATGCCAATGGGATGCCGCTGGCGGTGCTGGTGGCCAGTGCTTCGCCACATGAGACCCGGTTGGTCGAAGCCACTCTGGCGGCTCGTTTTACCGAGGCCAGGCCAGTACGTTTGATTGGAGATCGGGCATATGACAGTGATCCGCTGGATAAGGCATTGGCGCAACAGGGTATAGAGATGATTGCCCCGCATCGGCGGAATCGGAAGCGGAAAAAGACGCAGGATGGGCGTAAGCTTCGTCGCTATCGACGCCGTTGGAAAGTAGAGCGGTTGTTTGCGTGGTTGGGGCATTTTCGCCGGATTGTGATGCGTCATGAGCGCTACGCGGAAAACTACCTGGGTTTTGTATTGCTCGGGTGCCTCATGATCTTCTTGAGAACCTTTTTCGGATGA
- the pyk gene encoding pyruvate kinase — MTRRTKIVCTLGPASSDREIIRKLIEAGMDVARLNFSHGTHDEHRRRIEIVREEARKLGRDVAILQDLQGPKIRLGEVAEGGILIHEGQRLILTAHPERADGQTRIFVNYPTLAQDVEPGGRILLDDGLLELKIVDVEGEDVITEVVVGGPLRSRKGVNLPHLRNSTPSLTEKDLRDLEFGLQMEVDLIALSFVRSETDVADLMRRVRDSGKEVRVIAKIEKPEAVAKIDQILAQADGIMVARGDLGIEMPLAEVPAVQKRIIRKCLAAAKPVITATQMLESMIENPRPTRAEASDVANAVLDGSDALMLSGETATGKYPVRVVQVMDEIIRQAERFRREIRESRGHWLHIPKGADEAESVTEAIGYTACQLAEQVGAVAIACLTATGSTARMIARHRPPVPVYAFTDNPRIVPQLSLLWGTRAFSIPFQRDTDQGVQLVHRILKEQGLVRPGDLVVITAGMPLPAKGRTNMVHVSRIE; from the coding sequence ATGACGCGCCGCACAAAGATCGTCTGTACGCTGGGACCGGCCTCGTCGGATCGCGAGATCATCCGAAAGCTCATTGAGGCCGGTATGGATGTGGCCCGGTTGAATTTTTCGCACGGCACCCACGACGAGCATCGCCGCCGCATCGAAATTGTCCGAGAAGAGGCGCGCAAGCTCGGACGCGACGTGGCCATCCTGCAGGATCTGCAGGGCCCTAAGATCCGCCTCGGTGAAGTGGCCGAGGGCGGCATTCTGATTCACGAGGGGCAGCGGCTGATTCTGACGGCCCATCCCGAGCGGGCCGACGGGCAGACCCGCATCTTTGTGAACTATCCCACGCTGGCGCAGGACGTGGAGCCCGGCGGTCGCATTCTGCTCGACGATGGCCTGCTGGAATTGAAAATCGTGGACGTGGAAGGCGAGGACGTGATTACGGAGGTGGTGGTCGGCGGGCCGCTTCGCTCGCGCAAAGGCGTCAACCTGCCCCACCTGCGCAACTCCACGCCGTCGCTTACCGAAAAGGACCTGCGTGATCTGGAGTTCGGCCTGCAGATGGAAGTGGACCTGATCGCGCTTTCGTTCGTGCGAAGCGAGACAGACGTGGCCGATCTGATGCGCCGCGTGCGGGACTCCGGCAAAGAAGTACGAGTCATTGCCAAGATTGAAAAGCCGGAGGCGGTGGCCAAGATCGATCAGATTCTGGCGCAGGCCGACGGGATCATGGTGGCGCGCGGTGATCTGGGGATCGAGATGCCGCTGGCCGAGGTGCCGGCCGTGCAGAAACGCATCATCCGGAAGTGTCTGGCCGCAGCCAAGCCGGTCATCACGGCCACGCAGATGCTCGAAAGCATGATCGAGAACCCGCGGCCCACGCGTGCCGAGGCCAGCGACGTGGCCAATGCGGTGCTGGACGGCAGCGACGCGCTGATGCTCTCGGGCGAGACGGCCACCGGAAAGTATCCGGTGCGCGTGGTGCAGGTGATGGACGAGATCATTCGGCAGGCCGAACGCTTCCGGCGCGAGATTCGCGAAAGTCGGGGCCACTGGCTGCACATCCCGAAGGGCGCCGACGAGGCCGAGTCGGTTACCGAAGCCATCGGCTATACGGCCTGCCAGCTTGCCGAGCAGGTGGGCGCCGTGGCGATCGCCTGCCTGACGGCCACGGGCAGCACGGCCCGCATGATCGCCCGCCACCGGCCGCCCGTTCCGGTCTATGCCTTCACCGACAACCCCCGCATTGTCCCGCAGCTCAGCCTGCTCTGGGGCACGCGCGCCTTTTCGATTCCCTTTCAGCGCGACACGGACCAGGGCGTGCAGCTGGTGCACCGGATTCTGAAAGAACAGGGGCTGGTCAGGCCGGGCGATCTGGTGGTCATCACGGCCGGAATGCCGCTGCCGGCCAAAGGACGCACCAACATGGTGCACGTCAGTCGGATCGAGTAG
- a CDS encoding hemolysin family protein, with protein MGLLIFYLALTLSVSFLCSIMEAVLLSVTPSYVAAHQHTTTGRLLQRLKRDIDRPLAAILSLNTIAHTAGAAGAGAQAAKIFGDAYVGIISGILTLLILVLSEIIPKTVGALYWRALAPAVARMLPPMIWILYPFVLLSKGITRLLARERRAPSISREELAALAELGRQQGVFEQEELRILKNLLRFHALRAKDIMTPRTVVFALPEELTIAEVLRRHPELRFSRIPIYRKTKDHITGYVLKDEILLRAARDEGDVPLHRLRREILVVPENLPLPELFERMLNRLEHIALVIDEYGGTAGIVTLEDVVETLLGLEIVDEADSTRDMQELARQQWRRRAARLGLLPESEAAAESSTAEREAAVRLGLTGGPPHPNR; from the coding sequence ATGGGCCTATTGATCTTTTACCTGGCGCTGACGCTGAGCGTCTCGTTTCTGTGTTCCATCATGGAGGCGGTGCTGCTCAGCGTCACGCCGTCGTACGTGGCTGCTCATCAGCATACAACAACCGGTCGGCTGCTGCAGCGCCTCAAGCGCGACATCGACCGACCGCTGGCGGCCATCCTGAGCCTGAACACCATCGCCCATACGGCCGGTGCAGCCGGAGCAGGCGCACAGGCTGCAAAAATCTTTGGCGACGCCTACGTGGGCATCATTTCGGGCATATTGACGCTGCTGATCCTTGTCCTTTCCGAGATCATTCCGAAGACCGTGGGCGCCCTCTACTGGCGTGCATTGGCTCCGGCCGTGGCCCGCATGCTGCCTCCCATGATCTGGATCCTTTATCCGTTCGTACTGCTTTCCAAAGGCATCACGCGCCTGCTGGCCCGCGAGCGTCGAGCGCCCTCGATCAGCCGCGAAGAGCTGGCCGCCCTAGCCGAGCTGGGACGCCAGCAGGGCGTCTTCGAGCAGGAAGAACTGCGCATCCTGAAAAACCTGCTGCGCTTTCATGCACTGCGGGCCAAGGACATCATGACGCCGCGCACGGTCGTCTTCGCGCTGCCCGAAGAGCTGACCATCGCCGAGGTGCTGCGCCGCCATCCCGAGCTGCGTTTCTCGCGCATTCCCATCTACCGGAAAACGAAGGACCACATCACCGGCTATGTCTTGAAAGATGAAATCCTGCTCCGCGCCGCCCGGGACGAGGGCGACGTCCCGTTGCATCGTCTGCGCCGCGAAATCCTGGTGGTGCCGGAGAACCTGCCGCTGCCTGAGTTGTTCGAGCGCATGCTGAACCGTCTGGAACACATAGCGCTGGTGATCGACGAGTACGGCGGCACGGCGGGCATCGTAACACTCGAGGACGTCGTGGAAACGCTGCTAGGGCTGGAAATCGTGGACGAGGCCGATTCGACGCGCGACATGCAGGAGCTGGCCCGCCAGCAGTGGCGGCGCCGCGCGGCCCGGCTGGGGCTGCTTCCGGAATCGGAAGCGGCGGCCGAGTCCTCTACCGCCGAACGCGAGGCCGCCGTGCGCCTGGGTCTGACCGGTGGTCCTCCCCACCCGAATCGCTGA
- a CDS encoding CDP-alcohol phosphatidyltransferase family protein — MPSPTKLPERIFRDFSAFGLGLMQQVARRLAPTRIRPVHITWLFLVDGLLAAWLVRRGQRRTDRLAAVLLIGKHLLDGLDGALARHQRPSRLGRYFDSIADFAVNVALFAAVADRRGGRLRDRLFSAAGLLAMLLQGSLYNFYYVRYRHHLAGERTSLPDERQARPYPWDPPRLTRLLQRLYLMLYGWQDRLVARLDAWLTGTSTPPLPSPSFMTALSTLGLGLQLAVAAVLVFFGQAARLPQVFLGPYLLWSGLLLGWRAREARKPTRSD, encoded by the coding sequence ATGCCCTCACCCACCAAGCTACCCGAGCGCATCTTCCGCGACTTCAGCGCGTTCGGTCTGGGTTTGATGCAGCAGGTAGCCCGGCGTCTGGCGCCCACCCGCATCCGTCCCGTACATATCACCTGGCTTTTTCTGGTGGACGGGTTGCTTGCCGCATGGCTGGTTCGCCGCGGGCAACGACGTACCGATCGCCTGGCCGCCGTGCTGCTGATCGGCAAGCACCTGCTAGACGGGCTCGACGGAGCGCTGGCCCGCCACCAGCGCCCCTCCCGGCTGGGCCGCTATTTCGACTCGATTGCAGACTTCGCGGTAAACGTGGCGCTGTTTGCGGCTGTGGCCGATCGGCGGGGCGGACGACTTCGCGACCGGTTGTTTTCGGCCGCGGGCCTGCTGGCCATGCTCCTGCAGGGCTCGCTTTACAATTTTTACTATGTCCGTTACCGCCACCACCTTGCCGGCGAGCGCACCAGCCTGCCGGATGAACGCCAGGCCCGGCCTTATCCCTGGGATCCGCCCCGGCTTACGCGGCTGCTCCAGCGCCTCTATCTCATGCTGTACGGCTGGCAAGATCGGCTCGTTGCCCGACTGGACGCCTGGCTGACCGGCACGAGCACCCCGCCGCTGCCTTCGCCTTCGTTCATGACGGCGCTGTCCACGCTGGGACTGGGTCTGCAACTGGCGGTGGCCGCCGTGTTAGTGTTTTTCGGCCAGGCTGCCCGGTTGCCGCAGGTTTTTCTGGGGCCGTATCTGCTCTGGAGCGGCCTGCTGCTCGGCTGGCGCGCTCGGGAAGCCCGAAAGCCTACTCGATCCGACTGA
- a CDS encoding T9SS type A sorting domain-containing protein, with translation MRRLMLLLTLALAAAAQAQDLEVVSTTPAHGSASVDLTTAVSITFNKAINPADSLLIFPLDTLLQQQLTDPTRITFSTDGQTVTFLVTHQTDQDYTWVVHYAKGVDGSRLARRYVFHYTTSSATGPYTVSGQLVEMQSGPSKRPLSVRPSLFTFWSFSEPHARPLASSASGPFTLARAPRLAARPLPIQSNHLGNWYVALWPTPEPEGEPIRVAVSNPDGSFAIEYVRPGTYYLWAFLLAPDFTGPLSFSFYDQNEDGTPDPLQISGDLSGLTIPVIRLEPLTALQAAQVAQLALAMASVAPDAQIVFIQGVPDENGRALSWGFTAYSPSQQTAYGLSTWGTTSAAPPMALPSPTPYDQMAPLPLDNMVDSDGIIAAYRSRFPAAGNTERFLLQAGQLARYFDGLGILPIELYPLDPEQSIWLVQENRSLPTPLEGNLEYSAAYDLSGNELVAYEPATAVEALQAAWQRVAPAKRILQSDGIVRFWANPFDPYSGKASWWTVEVVAGGQALSLTLSNTLVTWIDTLSQSDWADAPKIPFPEIIDSDQAADTARARSAAEFLNAHDNESVSSWLEGGFLAEQYGLQVDPNTPLYALRLEAYPGWTSKRAERRTIAQASATYFINMTTGAFVEAQTFEPIGPFTARAPLQAVRDSLAEDYPGAELKRIFSDGVNPDGTASWWTYDAYQSDANTQITVAVSAPEETFAFEFYPSSPPSDSVANWPTLPESFIDSDEAMATAMASGGSAFLESHPDAWITMEGRAMPDRYPHLEGHFIWEIIFRGFTSGKRAATLAQEDSLVVLVDMVTGALLIPPVVDENETLPDDTRLVLRSIYPNPANRTAVVVVQVPRTERIRLVVYNLLGQEVTRLIDGPVTAGEHRLRWSASALPAGLYLVRLQGEDGVQTVPVVVAH, from the coding sequence ATGAGACGCCTGATGCTACTCCTGACGCTCGCGCTGGCCGCTGCTGCACAGGCCCAGGACCTCGAGGTCGTCTCCACGACCCCCGCCCACGGCAGCGCCAGCGTGGATCTGACCACGGCGGTATCCATCACGTTCAACAAGGCCATCAATCCGGCCGACAGTCTTCTTATCTTTCCGCTGGACACGCTATTGCAACAGCAGCTGACCGATCCAACGCGGATCACGTTCAGCACGGATGGCCAAACGGTGACGTTCCTCGTCACCCATCAGACCGATCAGGATTACACCTGGGTGGTGCACTATGCCAAGGGAGTTGATGGGAGCCGGCTGGCCCGGCGGTACGTGTTTCACTACACGACCTCGTCTGCAACAGGCCCCTACACGGTCAGCGGCCAGCTCGTAGAAATGCAGAGCGGACCGAGCAAACGACCGTTGTCGGTCCGACCGAGCCTTTTCACCTTCTGGTCGTTCTCAGAACCGCATGCCAGGCCTTTGGCCTCGTCTGCTTCCGGTCCGTTTACGCTGGCGCGCGCCCCGCGCCTTGCGGCACGTCCCCTGCCGATTCAGTCCAATCACCTGGGCAACTGGTATGTGGCACTCTGGCCTACCCCGGAGCCAGAAGGCGAGCCGATTCGCGTGGCGGTATCCAATCCGGACGGCTCGTTTGCCATCGAGTACGTGCGCCCCGGCACCTACTACCTGTGGGCGTTTTTACTTGCGCCCGATTTCACAGGTCCGCTGAGTTTTAGCTTCTACGATCAAAACGAGGACGGAACACCCGATCCCCTGCAGATCTCCGGCGATCTTTCCGGGCTGACGATTCCGGTCATCCGCCTCGAACCGCTCACAGCGCTTCAGGCGGCCCAGGTAGCCCAACTGGCGCTGGCAATGGCGAGCGTGGCCCCGGACGCCCAGATCGTCTTTATTCAGGGCGTACCTGACGAAAACGGCCGGGCGCTGAGCTGGGGCTTTACGGCCTATTCGCCCTCACAGCAAACGGCCTATGGCCTTTCCACATGGGGCACCACGTCGGCAGCGCCACCGATGGCCCTGCCTTCACCGACACCCTACGATCAGATGGCCCCGCTGCCGCTGGACAACATGGTGGATTCGGATGGCATCATAGCGGCCTATCGGAGTCGCTTCCCGGCCGCCGGCAATACCGAGCGCTTTCTGCTTCAGGCCGGCCAGCTTGCCCGCTATTTCGACGGTCTTGGCATCCTGCCGATCGAGCTGTACCCGCTGGATCCGGAGCAGTCCATCTGGCTCGTGCAGGAAAATCGTTCGCTGCCGACGCCCCTTGAAGGCAACCTGGAATACAGCGCCGCCTATGACCTGAGCGGCAACGAGCTCGTGGCCTACGAACCGGCCACGGCCGTCGAGGCTCTGCAGGCTGCCTGGCAGCGGGTGGCGCCCGCCAAGCGCATCCTGCAGAGCGATGGGATTGTTCGTTTCTGGGCCAATCCTTTTGATCCCTACAGTGGAAAAGCTTCCTGGTGGACGGTCGAGGTCGTCGCCGGTGGTCAGGCGCTGAGTCTTACGCTCAGCAACACGCTGGTGACCTGGATCGACACGCTGAGCCAGAGCGACTGGGCGGACGCGCCCAAGATTCCCTTCCCGGAGATCATCGACTCCGACCAGGCGGCCGACACGGCACGGGCGCGCAGCGCAGCCGAATTTCTGAACGCGCATGACAACGAATCGGTCTCTTCCTGGCTAGAAGGTGGCTTTCTGGCCGAGCAGTACGGATTGCAGGTCGATCCGAACACGCCGCTGTATGCGCTGAGGCTGGAAGCCTACCCCGGGTGGACATCCAAACGTGCCGAGCGCCGAACCATTGCGCAGGCATCTGCCACGTACTTCATCAACATGACCACCGGCGCCTTTGTCGAGGCGCAGACGTTTGAACCGATCGGGCCGTTCACAGCCCGTGCGCCGCTGCAAGCCGTCCGGGACTCCCTGGCCGAAGACTACCCGGGGGCGGAACTCAAACGCATCTTCTCGGACGGGGTCAATCCGGATGGCACTGCTTCCTGGTGGACGTACGACGCTTATCAGAGCGATGCAAACACGCAGATCACCGTAGCCGTCTCGGCTCCGGAGGAGACGTTTGCCTTCGAATTCTATCCTTCCTCGCCGCCGTCCGATTCCGTAGCCAACTGGCCTACACTGCCCGAATCGTTCATCGACTCGGACGAGGCGATGGCCACGGCGATGGCCAGCGGCGGCAGCGCGTTTCTGGAATCGCACCCCGATGCCTGGATCACCATGGAAGGGCGGGCCATGCCGGACCGCTATCCGCACCTGGAAGGACACTTCATCTGGGAGATCATCTTTCGGGGATTTACATCGGGTAAACGCGCTGCCACACTCGCCCAGGAAGATTCGCTGGTGGTACTGGTCGATATGGTGACCGGCGCATTGTTAATTCCACCGGTTGTGGACGAAAACGAAACGCTACCTGACGACACGCGCCTGGTGCTCCGAAGCATCTACCCGAATCCGGCCAACCGGACGGCGGTGGTCGTCGTGCAGGTGCCCCGGACCGAGCGCATCCGCCTGGTCGTCTACAACCTGCTGGGCCAGGAAGTGACCCGGCTGATCGATGGCCCGGTGACGGCCGGCGAGCACCGGCTGCGCTGGTCGGCAAGTGCCCTGCCGGCGGGACTGTACCTGGTGCGGTTGCAGGGTGAAGACGGCGTGCAGACGGTACCCGTCGTTGTGGCTCACTGA